The genomic interval AAGTGtataagcaaagagaaaaaaggccAGAATGGTAGGAAGGCACTCCCAAGTTTTGTGTAGCTATTCAGCAAGGTATTGCTGGATACCCACCAAAGAGGGATAAGGATGAAGAGTCAGTGGATCAGAGAGGGGAAAGATGTGATTTGAGCAGatggttctttcttcttttctgttcagaGTACCTGAACTATGAAGATGGGAAATTTTCTAAGAGCCGGGGTGTGGGAGTATTTGGAGACATGGCCCAGGACACAGGGATCCCTGCTGACATCTGGCGTTTTTATCTGCTATATATTCGGCCTGAGGGCCAGGACAGTGCCTTCTCTTGGACAGACATGCTTCTTAAGAATAATTCTGAGCTGCTTAACAACCTGGGCAACTTTATCAACAGGTAGGACTAGGTGGAGGATCAGAGTCAACAGATGAACTGGGAAGATGGGACTGTGGAGAGAACTACTAAGTGGTCAGGAGGCTGTGAGTGATGGAAAGGACAATGTGGAAAGTTGATTTTATCAATTAGAATCTGCTAGCACTGAGTAAGCTATATATGCTAGAGGGAATAGTTCGTTGTAGAGATGTGATTTAGCACAGTTGAtcacaaagtgattttttttttttttagggtttgaactcagggtttcacacttgcaaagcagatactctactgtttaatccacacctccagtccattttgctttggttattgtggagatggggtcgCACAAACGATTTGCCTACACTGGCCACaaactgtgatccacctgatGTCAGTCttccagatagctaggattacagatgtgagccagtgACATCAGctcagtgatttttattttttcagtgatactggggtttgaactctgggccttgtatTTCCTATGCAGGAactgtaccactggagccacaacCCAACCCTTCTTAAAAATGTAGAACTGGAGATCCATTTTTCTCCTCACAAAAAAATTCACCtgcatggctggtggagtggctcaagtggtagagcacctgcctagcatgagaccctgagttcaaatcccagtaccaccaaaaaaaataaaaataaataaaaaatgaccaatggtttctttaaaaaaaatttcaccttcagataattaaaaattttggCTGAAAAAAGGGATTTTTGTGTAGAAATATGACACTTCTGTTGTACTCTTCAGAATTGTTACCTTAGACTCAATGTACTGTTGACCCCTATCACAGCAGTTCTCCAATCTAAAGAAATATTCTGGGGAGGGGCGGGGGAGCTGGAGGCgtgcacaagtggtagagcatgtgccttgcaagcacaaggctctgagttcaaattccagtagtgCCCTCCTCCAAAATTTcatattgcagtactggggtgaTGGCCttgcaaatgcaaaaccctgtgtttgatccctagtaccaaaaccagaaaaatccTCTATAGAGTTCTTTGCTCCCTCTTTGAGCCCTGAACCTTTAGCAGTCTTCATTTTTAATAGGAATTAACAAATTTTTTAATGTGAACAtccaaaatattctttaatatgTAGTTGCTTATCTTTATCATCAGGTTTATGTGCAGTCACCTTCTTAGGgatgagagagaataaaaaaatttgttaaaacttTGCCTTTAGCTTGAGGGGCCCAGAAATGTCAGTTCTGGGCAGAAATCCTAAAAGAATGAAGAGTTGTTGAAATGAGGTCAGATTTCTGTAAGGAGACTGGGCAATAActcctgttttctctttccttccttatgtCCATCAAGAGCTGGGATGTTTGTGTCTAAGTTTTTTGGGGGCTATGTGCCTGAAATGGTTCTTACCCCTGATGATCAGCGTCTGCTGGCCCATATCACCCTGGAGCTCCAGCACTATCACCAACTGCTGGAGAAGGTTCGGTGAGTAATCTACATTTGTGTCTCATGTCAGTGATCTGCTGGCAGGATGAGCATCCCATATACCCTGCTGCCTTCTCCCTTCCCAGGATCCGGGATGCCTTACGCAGTATCCTCACCATATCTCGACATGGTAACCAATACATTCAGGTGAATGAGCCTTGGAAACGGATTAAAGGCAGTGAGGCTGAAAGGTATGTTAAGGGAGTAGTGCTGGCTTCTGGAATTAAGTGGCTGGTAGGCTGTGTCCTCTTGGAGGTCTTAACTAATCTCTCTTTTCCCCCAGGCAGCGGGCAGGCACAGTGACAGGCTTGGCAGTGAATATAGCTGCCTTGCTGTCTGTCATGCTCCAGCCTTTCATGCCTACGGTTAGCGCCACCATCCAGGCCCAGCTGCAACTCCCACTTCCAGCCTGCAGGATCCTCCTCACAAACTTCCTGTGTACCTTACCAGCAGGGCACCAGATTGGCACAGTAGGTCATTGAGAAttggagaaattcatgttttGTCATGCAGCTTTTGGGGTGGGGTTAGAGAAGCTCTAACATGTCTCCAGCTTTGGGGCATGGGGCTCTTAGAACTGCTCTCAGTCCTCCCCACTCAGCACTTGGGCTTACTTCTGATATAAGGTTATTGGTATTGGTTCACAAGCATAGTGTTGTTTGCTTTTCATGCCATAAATCAGTATCCAGTACATAAAATAGCCAGTGGGCTTGGAGAATACAGGGGTAGCCATTTCTTCTTTGACACAAATACATCCTAAACTTGTAGATCAATTTAGCATCATTACATAACTTGAGGCTTTTGAACTGCTGCTTTTCCTGAATGCTTTCCTAAAACCAGGAAGTATTTGCTCAGTGTTTTTCTACAACATTTAGAATTTCTAAATGTCAGAGTAGGATTAAAAAGGCCACCCTGTATAGTCTGGTTGAGTTTATACCTAATCGGTGAGTGATTCTGGAATTTGTTTTCACAGGTCAGTCCCCTGTTCCAAAAATTGGAAAATGACCAGATTGAAAGTTTGAGACAGCAATTTGGAGGGGGCCAGGTGAGAAAACTAAACTGTGCTCTCATCTAGCAACTGCCATAGTGGCACCACATTAGTTTCCCCAGGTAGTCCTCACTcattctttttccatctttttggtCCTGCTTCTTTCCTTACTtagtttttctttcctgtcttaGCTAGAAGAGTCCTTGGAGTTAAAGGTAACCACTTCTCCCTTGAGATGTTATAAAACTGGAGGTCAGGGGTTATTTGTGGCAGCTGGTGATAATCCTATTGTTCCTCTCCAGGCAAAAGTGTCTCCCAAGCCAGCAGTTGTAGAGACTGTTACAACAGCTGGGCCACAGCAGATACAAATATTGATGGATGAAGTGGCAAAACAGGTATGAAGCATAGCCTTATGAGAAAGTGGAAAAGCTGAATCCTAAACAGATCCTTTCCTGGTCTCACTGTTATTCCTCCTACCCATGCTTCTCTTAGGGCAACATTGTCCGAGAACTGAAAGCACAAAAGGCAGACAAGAACCAGGTTGCTGCAGAGGTGGCTAAACTCTTGGATCTAAAGAAACAGTTGGCTCTAGCAGAGGGGAAACCCCTTGAAACTTctaaaggcaagaagaaaaagtgaGAACTTGCTCATAGAAAGTCACTTTACTGGATATGGACAGTAATTAATAAATGTACAACCTACATATACAAGCCAAGACCCTTCCTTTCCTTTGGTCTATCCCAAGTCTTCCCCCTTTTGAACACGTGGTTAAGGGTCACATCATTGACATGGGTGTGATAATGGTCAGTAGCTACTTCTGGGAAAGGTAGGTAGTAGCTCAAGTTGGGGAGTGATGGTTCCAGTTGTTCATGCTTGGTGCAGATTAACCATTCGGTCAATCAAAGCTCGGCGTGTTGCCTCTACTTCCTTGGTCAGGCGCTCGATTTCCTGCTTGAGCCGTTCATTTTCTTCAGCTAGCTGTGccactttcttttcattctcctgttctttttccttcatgCGTTGCTTCCCAACCTGGGCTGGGCACTGGATACTTTGTTTCCGCTTCCTGGTTCTTCTTtggtcttcttcctcttcctcctgtgcCAGGGAGCTCTGACTGGAGTCTGGAGAAGAATGAGGGCTGTGGGAGGTGCTTGTGACCTCTGCTGGTCCTGGCTCCTCAGTCAGCCAAGCTAGAGATGCAGGGTCAAGAGTGGTAAAGGTTTTTGATTCTTCCTTCAAGGAAATGATGAAAGAGAGGTGATATTAGTTGAAGAAAGAAAGGTAACCTCTATCCCCACTTGTAGGACTAGCACTCTCACCTCTTCATTTCCCGGGAGTGAGATATAAGTACCCCCGTTTTCATCTGAGGATAGGACCTCTTGCAGGTCCTCATACCAGGCTTCCAGCTCCCAGCTAGACACTGTCCCAAAGGAGAAAGGCAATGACTCAGCTGCCATCTCTGCAGTTGGATCAGATTCTGGAAAAGTACATACTCAGGATAAAAGCTCCACCATACCACAGGTTGGCAAACGTCTCTTgcctctcactatgtagcccaggctggtatggaactcatgatcctcctggctcagcctcccaagtgctgggattacagatacctaccaccatacctggccctatAGGCTAAGTTTATTGGAATACAGCCACATCCATGTGTTTATGGCAGTACAATAGCAGAGATGAGTATTGATGACAAAGACTACATAACcttaaataaatatctaaaatatctaCTCTCTGGGCCTTTAAAATTTGCCAATCTCTAGTCTATATTAATATTACTTTTTTGGTtatagagattgaacccagggccttgcacattgcTAAGTACATACTCTAACATGACTCCCACACCAAAACTagtatttcttccttgctttttgcccaggacttaAAGAAGCAAAATACCTGGTACTCTtttggggctcaaacccagggtcttaagcacattaggcaagtgctctacttactaagctacatcctcagaCCAGCCTAAATACGGATTCTTATGGGATCCTAGTAAAAGTACTCAGCTCATTTGGAAACTCCATTAGTAATTTCTAAGACAATTACCAGACCATTTGTACCACTTTCGCCTGTGTGGGGAGCTTGGGAAATGGTCCTTTGAGTTCATCTAACTTTGATGGGCACTTAGGGTTGGTAAGATAAACCAATTGTCTTTCTTGGGACTTTTTTGAGAGTCATCTTTCAATTaggaaatgctttaaaaatagtgATTTTATCATCTTGTTATGGAGCCAGCCAGCTAGGATAGACATGGTCTGACAGCAGATCTTCCTCACATCATTCACACCTTCATCTCCTACAGTGgctagagctttttttttttttttttttttaaggcagcactggggtttgaactcagggcctcacacttccaagacaggtgctcttatcacttgatcCATACTGCTAGCTCCAGTGGCTAGGTCTTTTAATAATTTCTTAGGATCCCAGCAAAGGGAGTCTAAGCAGCATTTCTTAGAAGTTGATTTGGGGAAAGGGTTGGTTAAATTTACCTGCTTTCAGGTGTGGTGATGTATGAAGATACACTTTCTTCTGGAACACTGTGGAAAACAAAGATAAGTGTTAGCCATTTCTGAAAGGAGGAGAGgcaggtagtttttttttttttttttttttttcctccagcttTCTATTGGTCTCTCCTATTTTATAGGCTGTGGATAGTTAAAGGGTCCTGTAGCCAATTCCAAGCACAGAAGTTCAACTTCCTTTATTTTTAGTTGCTGAGATTTGTGGTCCTAATTACATAATAGCAGAGTCCTGGCCAACTCAGCTTTCTCTAAATTCAAGACAGGGTTGCATCTTGCTAGGATAATGACTAAACTACAAGGAAGGGAAAAATCTAGTAGTATTTTCCTAATCCCATTCCCATATTGACATCCTTCAAATACCCATTTGCAGTCTGGACCTCTCCTGGGACTGCCAACTCTGCTGGCTACTGCTTATTTGCCATTTCCTTTTGGATGTCTAACAGACATTTAGATTATGTCCAAAGAATAGCCTGTTGATCTTTCCCTTCCAAGGTCATCCTCATCTCACTAAATGGAAACTCTTGTTGCTTAAACCAAAAACCTTGGACTCACCCTTGACTGCTCTCTCCTCAGACCCCCCAACTTAATCTAGAGCTCTAACCTATTTCcttaacttgtttttaaaaaatactcagaaCCTAAACAATTTTTACTATTCTACTGTTTCTAAATGTGGACCAATTTACCATCATCTCTCCCTTGGATTACTCTGGAAGCCTCCTTCCAGGATGTCTTCCCAGTTCTGCTCTTGCAACCCCCCACAATCTATTTATGAATACAGAAGCCAGaatgagtcttttttttccttctttctttctttgtagtgctgggggttgaacccaaggCTGTGCAccttctaggcaagcactcttccactgagctatatacccagCCCTCATAAAATTTAAGTTATTCTTCTGCTAGAATCCTCCTACTTAATGCATATTAAAAACTAATATCCTCAAAATGGCTTGCAAGGCTCTACACAATCTGCTTCCCTGCCTCAGTTTTCATCCACCACACTCCCTCTTGCTCATTCTAATCTAGCCTAAAGATAACCAGGCATGAGCCCATCTTCAGGCCTCTGCCCTAGTCCTTCTGGAAAGCTCTACATTATCTTCATGGCTCACTGGCCTGCCTCCTTTGAGTCTTTGATTTTGATGTCATCTCAGTGAGTTAATTCCTGACAAAAAACTAACCCTCACCCTGAACattgtttttctgctttagttttctctGTGACACTTCTGCCTCCTACTGAAGTATAAGCTTTCCAAGAGcagagatttttggtcttttattcAAAATGTACCTGAGCCTCAAGCTACAGTGCATAtagtaggtacttaataaatattaggaCTGGATGGACAAATCCACCTCacaccccccccaacccccagtcTCACTTATAGGGGAAGACTAAACCCAGAGTCAGAGCAGctgctgtctgtctgtccctgGGGACTGGAGATGCAATACTGCCCTGAATGTTTCTCTGCAGGGCTGTCCTCTCTGGGGACACTACCTTGCCTTCAGTGTGGTATGTGGCTTTCATCAGCAGTGCTAAGCCCCAGGCCAGAGGGCTGCAGAGCTAAACAGTGGGTGTCCTGATGCAATGGTTACACAGAGATTAGTTGGAAGACAGGACAAGGAAAGGCATGGATCAAGCCCAGGAGAAGGGCAATACCCTGGGGAGACCCCAAATGGCCCCCCCACACTTGAAGAGACCCAAGTTGCTCTTTTGTGCGAAGGCCCAGAGACCTGGGAAAAGGGAAATCCATCTATACGCTCCCAGTGCATTAGTACGCCTGCTCCCAAAGGGGTTCTCGAGTTTCTCCTGTCCTCTGCAGGGTCTAGAAGCCCCGGCTACGAAGTGGCCACGCTGGCCCCTAAGGCGCTGCAGCGGAGAGCGGGGAGTGGGGTAGAGGGAATGGTGCTGGTGGCAAAGCGGCGGAAATGGCTTGAGCCACcgtcactgggggtgtgtcccTGCTACCCCGCCTCTCCCCCGACAGGCCTAATGAGGTGCCTGGAGTCGGCAAGAGGAGAGAATGAGTTTTCCGAGGGCAGTCGAGGTCCCTtctcccagcagcacagcagggCCCATGGTCCGGGTACGGGTGGAATGACGCTGTTGCCTAAAGGAAGAGGGACCTGTAATGAAGCCCCACTCCTGTATAAAAGATTTCCCCGCCCCTCCGTCTGACGGTCTACCTAAGTTCACTGCGGAGGGAGTTGGGGAACGTCCTACAAAACGGACGCCGTAATTCTTGGGACAACGGATGTTCACGAAGATGGGAAGGAAAAGGGTAGATAGGGAGTCAGTACTCGCCTCTCTCCTCAGGTTCCGATTCTGATTTTGGCTCTGTCGCTGCCACCCGCTCATCTTCAACATGATACACTCTATGCGTTACCCTCAAGCTTCTGACCTCTGGAGCGCAGAGCTGTGCTCTTTTACCATGGCTTTGCCCTCCTCTCGGGGGTGGGATCCAGAAGCCTGCCAATCAGAAAGCGGCACGCCGGCATTGGCCCCGCCTTATCCCTTGCATCCGCCATTCAGGAGCCCTGTGGCACCgcccccatctctccctcccacttGGGGGTCGACGCTGTCTGGGACCCGGAAGTGGCTTTGGGTCACGAGGCTCCGCGGAGGAGGTGGGTGAGTCATGCGCGCGCGCGGAGGGTAGcgtgaagggggaagggaggacgGGGAGGCGGGGATGATGCAATGTTTGGCAACCGGTGTTTGCGCGCGCACGCGCAGGGGACAACGAGGGTGGTGGGAGGtgcaggggggtgggggagagagggcgGGGCGCCAGCTCCCAGCATCCAACCGCTCCAACGGCTATCAACCGTGGCTGCCTCTAGGCTGCGGTGCCCAACCTCATTGCAGCGTGCCTGCCTCATTACCCTAGTTTTACCTCCCTCCATAAGAAACTCCTATTTTCCTTGGCCCCTCCCAGCTACTGGACACATAGACCCTTGAACCTCTCTTCTTTTAAAGTTTGCATTTGTTCACCTGGATTGACATCTTCTCGAATCTTAAAAGATTTAGCCTCCTTATGTCCTCCAAAGGCCGAGGTACTTGATAGTCCTTTTCCGCTTCTCACAGAACACCTTTGACTTTTGTTTCTGACTAGTCCTCGGCCTGCCAGAATTCATGTTCTTTGTCAAGTGTACCCGATTCTGCTTTCCCACTTTCTCCCAGCCCCATGGTGCTCTTGAGCACTTCACCAAAGACCAAGACACCCTCCTTTTTCACTGTCCCAGTTATCAAGTCCTATGACTCCCCACTGAAGAGCTGGCCTCCTGTTTTCTAGGTGTCTGGGGTCATGACCTACAGTAGACCCTTGTTGCTTGAGACGTGCGTGCACTTGAGCGCACGACTGCTTTGAACTGGTTGTCAGGAACCCATATTCTAGCCTCAGCTCTCCTTCACTTGCCCCAGAGCTCCTACCGTTCTcatttgtaaataaaagaaagaaacgtGAAGGTAAAATGAACTGTGAACTTGGGAGGCAACTTGAACAAAAGTAAAAGCATCATGTAAAATGAGTATTCTTCTTGTGCTGTGAAAACGGCCATGTGGTCGCCTGTTAGGTATCCTGTCATCTCGTGGGTGCAGTCGGAGTTTGTCTAAGTAGAAGCTGCCCCGAGGTCGGTTGTTACTGGACGGTGCGGCAGTGACAGGTCCATGGCTAGGCTGCTCCGTTGCTTTAGACCTCCATTTCCTTTCTGCtaatggaggtgggggtgggttAGACCAGATGGTCTCTCCTGGCCTAAAGACAGACCAGGTTGTCAGTGACAGGCAGAGGTCATGTGACTTGACAGGCCGAGGTCGTGTTGTGACATGTTGACCTGGGGAGGCGGGTCAAGTCCCAGCACACTGCCCAGGAAGCCTCTTGGGCGGGGCAGGACAAGTCGCGACTTTCATCTTTGGGAGTCGGCCCCTCCCGGAGCAGGCATTCCTGGCTCCCCCACCAGCCTGTGGCTTTAGAAGGGGCCCCTCCCCGGGGAGGCCTGGGATTGGTCACCAGTGGCCTGGGAAGAGGCGCAGATCCTTCCGCGGAGGGCGGGTGGGGGGGGCCGCGTGGGGTGTTTGTTCTCTTGGGGATTAATGGGGGGGTTGTGGGGGAGGGGTAGGCGCGCTCCCGCATGCGCACTGCGGCCCCTCCTGTTGGCTCGCTGCTGTCCGCTGGGCGGGGGCCCGGCCCCGCCCCTCTCCCGTCCGGgcagcggcggcggtggcggcggcagcggcggcggcggcggcgacggcAGCCTGCGCGGTGCCTTCTGGGAACGGAATCCCCAGGGCTGCCCCTGGCCCCCATGGCGCATGCGCGGGAGGCCGCTCGGTGatccgcggcggcggcggcggcgcttCCTGCTAGGACCGGCCGGGGCCGTACCGGAGGCTCGGGCTGCACcgaccctcctcccaccccctcccactcaccCTCTGGGCCGCGACTGCGCAGGGCGGGGCCGGCCGAACCATGGGCCGCGGTGAGTGCGGGGCCCGgccccccccgcccctccccctctccactcctcccctctcctcctgtcCCTACCCTCTGCCCCATCCGCGTCCTCTCGGCCCCTTTCCCCGGCCCCATCCTCACTCCCCCGCCCTCACCTGCCCCCGCCGTTTCTCTCTCTCATTGCCTGACTTCTGCCTTCCTCACCTCCCTCCCTTCAGTGCTTCGCCCACCCTCCGCCCGCCCTCTCCCCAAGTTCCTTCCTACTTCGTGcgccttcccctcctccccaagcTAAGGGAAGGCGTCCGGGTGACAGGGTGCCTTGTTATGAGAGGGAAAGTTTGGAAGCCGTCAGTGTGGGGTGGTAGCGATGGTGAGGTTGGGGAAGATACTTGCAGGTTTGAGGGTCGTCTCCACGTATTAGGAGAGAATGTCTCTGGTTGCTAATTGGAAGTCAGTGGGATAAGAGGTTCTGAGCCCCCTTGCCTTGCACTTGAGGGAGAATCAGGAGCTTCTCAGGATCCTGATAGAAGACAGAGTTGTGATTCTAACCTCTCTCAAGTCCCAAATGAACTAGACCAGTGATTGATGGAGCGGGTATGGGGGATTTCTGTTAGTACCACCCCAGCAGGCAGTTGGGCAATTGCCTGGTGACCTGTGGGGGCAATCTGTACTTTTTATATGATCTTTctgggggaggggacagcagGGGTCAGAAACTGGGAAACTTCCTAGTTGTCTGGCATTATGGTGATTTGTCCACTCTCCTCATTGAAGTCTTCTGTCCCTAATTTGACAAAGGAGATTGGCTCCTTCATATATCTAGAAACTGGGCTATGGGTTCATGGTCCTTGGAAGTTGAGGTGCTGGCCCTCCCATCCCTAGAGACTAGGCTTGCTTGGAGGGAATGGTTGTGAATTCAGTAGATCCTTGAGGTCTTTATAGGCACGCACTTCACATTATCGAAGATCTTTCCCTGAGTGTCTTGAGCTGCGGTTCTCTTTTGAGTTATGGAGATTTCCTGACAGTTTCTTCTCTTCCTTGTGTTGCAGGTGTGGGCTAAGCTGGTGGCCCCGGCTTTAGACTGGACCCCACAATGTTTGCAGAGATGTTCAGGTAGCCATGGTGGTATAACAGaggattcctcctcctccttcacagCTCTCCTAGTGCTTCTCCTTGCCATTCTGAGGCTTCCCAAGCTTCCTTGGGTCTCCCCACAACCTTTGCCTTCCTGGAGTCCTCCCTCAGGTACCCAGCCCAATTTAATCCTCCTTGTGCCCACATGGATGTCTGTGTTATCAGGCACGCGGGAGCTGATTACACACAATGAATGGGGGCAATGAGAGCAGTGGAGCAGACAGAGCTGGGGGCCCGGTGGCCACATCTGTCCCCATCGGCTGGCAGCGCTGTGTGCGAGAGGGTGCTGTGCTCTATATCAGGTAAAAATGTTTAGCTTTCCAAGTTTTAACAGCCTGGTTGCCTTTTGattgcctgtttttctttttccctctccttctctcagAGCTTCCATCTCTGGTACTTTATTGCTCTCTTCTCCATTCCCTTTATTCCTCAGTGCTTTTGCTCTCTGTATCTCTCGGCTTTTGAATCCattctccttttctgtctcttctcacaTCTCTTACCTTCTGCCCTTCCTGGGAAGACGTTTAACTTGGGAATTGTCTTTTATGAAGTATCTTCTGATTCGTTGCGAGCTAACCCTATATTCTGTGACCCTGTTCTCTCTCAGCCCAAGTGGCACAGAGCTGTCTTCCTTGGAGCAAACTCGGAGCTACCTCCTCAGCGATGGGACCTGCAAGTGCGGTCTGGAGTGTCCACTCAATGTCCCCAAGGTCAGAGTTGTGCAAGGTGCCAGAGAGTACAGGGATGAAACCAAAAGACTTAATGCAAATCACTGACCATGGTAGCCGCCTCACAGATCCAACTCCCTCAGGGTCCGTGCCCATGCTTTCTACCTTACAGGTTTTCAACTTTGACCCTTTGGCCCCGGTGAccctgggtggggctggggtggggccaGCATCAGAGGAGGACATGACCAAGCTGTGCAACCACCGCCGGAAAGCTGTTGCCATGGCAACTCTGTACCGAAGCATGGAGACCACCTGCTCACACTCTTCTCCTGGTGAGTCTTCTTCCACTTTACAAAAGAGTGATGAAAATCTGAGGGTCTGGAAGGTGGTCAGCAGGAGGAGATGTATGAGAGGGAACAAGAAGGGTGGAGTCTGGTGGGGAGCCGTTGTTGAGAGGAGGGAATAGAGGTTGGGAACTTGTGGAAGATGGAATTGAAGTCAAGAAAGTTCTTGGAAAGGGACCTGCAGGCtgaccttttatttcttatttattgcaGGAGAGGGAGCAAGCCCCCAAATGTTCCACACTGTGTCCCCAGGGCCCCCTTCTGCCTGCCCTCCCTGTCGAGTTCCTTCTACAACTCCACTTAATGGGGGTCCTGGCTCCCTTCCCCAGGAACCATCCTCAGTACCCCAGGCCTTCCCCCCTCTAGCAGGCCCTGGGGGGCTCTTCCCACCACCAAGGCTTCCTGACCCCGTGCCCTCTGGGGGCAGCAGTAGCCCCTGTTTTCTCCCAAGGGGCAATGCTCCCTCTCCAGCCCCACCTCCTCCACCTGCTATCAGCCTCAATGCCCCCTCATACAACTGGGGTGCTCTTCGATCCAGCCTGGTTCCTTCTGACCTGGGCTCTCCTCCAGCCCCTCATTCCTCCTCACCACCTTCAGACCCTCCTCTCTTCCACTGTAGTGATGCCTTAACACCTCCACCCCTGCCCCCAAGCAATAATCTCCCTGGTCCCCCTGGTCCCCCTGGTCCTGCCACTCAGCCACCAGTGTCTTCAGCCACTATGCACCTGCCCCTGGTCCTGGGACCCCTAGGAGGGGCCCCCACAGTGGAGGGGCCTGGGGCACCCCCCTTCCTTGCTAGTAGCCTACTCTCTGCAGCAGCCAAGGCACAGCATCCCCTGCTACCCCCTCCCAGCACTTTACAGGGCCGAAGGCCCCGTGCCCAGGCGCCCTCAGCTTCCCACTCATCACCCCGTCCCTCTCAGCGTCGTCCCCGCCGGCCCCCAACTGTATTGCGATTGCTAGAAGG from Castor canadensis chromosome 8, mCasCan1.hap1v2, whole genome shotgun sequence carries:
- the LOC109686362 gene encoding DNA damage-inducible transcript 3 protein isoform X5, whose amino-acid sequence is MAAESLPFSFGTVSSWELEAWYEDLQEVLSSDENGGTYISLPGNEEEESKTFTTLDPASLAWLTEEPGPAEVTSTSHSPHSSPDSSQSSLAQEEEEEDQRRTRKRKQSIQCPAQVGKQRMKEKEQENEKKVAQLAEENERLKQEIERLTKEVEATRRALIDRMVNLHQA
- the LOC109686362 gene encoding DNA damage-inducible transcript 3 protein isoform X4, yielding MLKMSGWQRQSQNQNRNLRREATASFHPYPDHGPCCAAGRRDLDCPRKTHSLLLPTPVFQKKVYLHTSPHLKAVSSWELEAWYEDLQEVLSSDENGGTYISLPGNEEEESKTFTTLDPASLAWLTEEPGPAEVTSTSHSPHSSPDSSQSSLAQEEEEEDQRRTRKRKQSIQCPAQVGKQRMKEKEQENEKKVAQLAEENERLKQEIERLTKEVEATRRALIDRMVNLHQA
- the LOC109686362 gene encoding DNA damage-inducible transcript 3 protein isoform X3, with product MLKMSGWQRQSQNQNRNLRREATASFHPYPDHGPCCAAGRRDLDCPRKTHSLLLPTPGTSLVFQKKVYLHTSPHLKAVSSWELEAWYEDLQEVLSSDENGGTYISLPGNEEEESKTFTTLDPASLAWLTEEPGPAEVTSTSHSPHSSPDSSQSSLAQEEEEEDQRRTRKRKQSIQCPAQVGKQRMKEKEQENEKKVAQLAEENERLKQEIERLTKEVEATRRALIDRMVNLHQA
- the LOC109686362 gene encoding DNA damage-inducible transcript 3 protein isoform X2, encoding MLKMSGWQRQSQNQNRNLRREATASFHPYPDHGPCCAAGRRDLDCPRKTHSLLLPTPVFQKKVYLHTSPHLKAESDPTAEMAAESLPFSFGTVSSWELEAWYEDLQEVLSSDENGGTYISLPGNEEEESKTFTTLDPASLAWLTEEPGPAEVTSTSHSPHSSPDSSQSSLAQEEEEEDQRRTRKRKQSIQCPAQVGKQRMKEKEQENEKKVAQLAEENERLKQEIERLTKEVEATRRALIDRMVNLHQA
- the LOC109686362 gene encoding DNA damage-inducible transcript 3 protein isoform X1, with translation MLKMSGWQRQSQNQNRNLRREATASFHPYPDHGPCCAAGRRDLDCPRKTHSLLLPTPGTSLVFQKKVYLHTSPHLKAESDPTAEMAAESLPFSFGTVSSWELEAWYEDLQEVLSSDENGGTYISLPGNEEEESKTFTTLDPASLAWLTEEPGPAEVTSTSHSPHSSPDSSQSSLAQEEEEEDQRRTRKRKQSIQCPAQVGKQRMKEKEQENEKKVAQLAEENERLKQEIERLTKEVEATRRALIDRMVNLHQA
- the LOC109686362 gene encoding DDIT3 upstream open reading frame protein isoform X6 produces the protein MLKMSGWQRQSQNQNRNLRRECSRRKCIFIHHHT